The Ignatzschineria rhizosphaerae genome contains a region encoding:
- a CDS encoding GNAT family N-acetyltransferase encodes MLVEEEIALFFQRLQALNTFRGFVLVDIITQKIVGASLGFIRPWYGGEQYHLDSLYIDVAYQNQKLGSYFLTTIKALLQESGVPAIFLDTEKGTDAEFFYQKNGFTPLTESVNYVYMLEK; translated from the coding sequence GTGTTAGTAGAAGAAGAGATAGCACTATTTTTTCAGCGCTTACAAGCTTTAAATACCTTTAGAGGGTTTGTTTTGGTTGATATCATTACGCAAAAAATTGTAGGGGCATCTTTAGGCTTTATTCGTCCTTGGTATGGTGGCGAGCAGTATCATTTAGATTCTCTTTATATTGATGTGGCGTATCAAAATCAAAAATTAGGCTCATATTTTTTAACTACTATTAAGGCATTACTACAAGAATCGGGAGTACCGGCAATATTTCTTGATACAGAAAAAGGGACTGATGCTGAGTTCTTCTATCAAAAAAATGGGTTTACTCCGTTAACAGAATCTGTGAATTATGTATATATGTTAGAAAAATAA
- the guaA gene encoding glutamine-hydrolyzing GMP synthase, translating into MEKIIVLDYGSQYNQLITRRIREIGVFSELISHKISAKELAALKPSGIILSGGPNSVYAENAFSIDPEIFNLGIPVLGICYGMQLMTHILGGKVEKAANREYGLAFLHIDPKKTTMFAKLPEKQSVWMSHGDLVTKVPQGFEVTAYSSDCPIAAMECVERNFYGVQFHPEVKHSEYGLDLLKNFAYEICGCSDSWHMDTFIQQEIQKIRDLVGDKKVLLALSGGVDSSVVGVLLQKAIGDQLTCVFVDHGLLRKGEGDQVMESLAGKFGLNIIRVNAKDRFLEKLKGVSDPEQKRKIIGNEFIYLFDDEAKKLQDIDFLAQGTLYTDIIESGTDTAETIKSHHNVGGLPEDMKFKLIEPLKTLFKDEVRALGIELGMPHDLVWRQPFPGPGLGIRVLGDITEEKLEIVRESDAILREEIKIAGLEGDIWQYFTVLTGLRSVGVMGDSRTYDYTIAIRAITSIDGMTADFARIPWDILQKVSVRMVNEVKHINRVVYDITSKPPATVEWE; encoded by the coding sequence ATGGAAAAGATCATCGTATTAGATTACGGCAGCCAATATAACCAATTAATCACACGAAGAATTCGTGAAATCGGGGTCTTTTCAGAATTGATTTCTCATAAAATCTCGGCAAAAGAGTTAGCTGCGTTGAAGCCATCTGGCATTATTTTATCGGGTGGCCCAAATAGTGTTTATGCAGAGAATGCATTTTCTATTGATCCTGAGATTTTTAATCTTGGTATTCCGGTATTAGGAATCTGCTATGGAATGCAGTTGATGACGCATATACTTGGCGGTAAAGTTGAGAAAGCGGCGAATCGTGAATATGGATTAGCATTTTTGCATATCGACCCTAAAAAGACGACGATGTTCGCAAAATTACCAGAAAAGCAATCTGTTTGGATGAGCCATGGGGATTTAGTGACAAAAGTTCCTCAGGGTTTTGAAGTAACAGCTTATAGTAGTGATTGTCCGATTGCGGCGATGGAATGCGTGGAGCGAAATTTTTATGGTGTTCAATTCCATCCAGAAGTCAAACATTCAGAGTATGGTTTAGACCTTCTAAAGAACTTTGCTTATGAAATTTGCGGCTGCTCTGATAGTTGGCATATGGATACCTTTATTCAGCAAGAGATCCAAAAAATTCGTGATCTTGTGGGAGATAAAAAGGTCCTTTTAGCCCTTTCTGGCGGCGTTGATTCCAGTGTTGTGGGTGTTTTGTTGCAAAAAGCCATTGGCGATCAGTTAACCTGTGTTTTTGTGGATCACGGCTTACTTCGTAAAGGGGAAGGGGATCAGGTAATGGAGAGTCTTGCCGGTAAATTTGGGCTCAATATTATTCGGGTCAATGCAAAGGATCGCTTCTTAGAAAAGCTTAAAGGGGTAAGTGACCCTGAGCAAAAACGTAAAATTATCGGTAATGAGTTTATCTATCTTTTTGATGATGAAGCGAAAAAACTTCAAGATATTGATTTCCTTGCGCAAGGAACGCTCTATACCGATATTATTGAAAGCGGCACAGATACGGCAGAAACAATTAAATCCCATCATAATGTCGGTGGCTTGCCGGAAGATATGAAGTTTAAGCTTATTGAGCCACTTAAGACGCTCTTTAAAGATGAGGTGCGGGCCCTTGGAATTGAGCTTGGAATGCCGCATGATTTAGTATGGCGACAACCATTTCCAGGACCTGGTCTTGGGATTCGTGTGCTTGGTGATATCACCGAAGAAAAATTAGAGATTGTTCGTGAAAGTGATGCTATCTTAAGAGAAGAGATTAAGATTGCCGGCTTAGAAGGGGACATCTGGCAATACTTTACGGTATTAACTGGCTTGAGAAGCGTTGGTGTGATGGGGGATTCCCGTACCTATGATTACACTATCGCCATTAGAGCCATTACTTCAATTGATGGAATGACAGCTGATTTTGCGCGTATTCCATGGGATATTTTACAGAAAGTTTCTGTAAGAATGGTCAATGAAGTGAAACATATTAATCGCGTGGTTTACGACATTACGAGTAAACCCCCTGCAACTGTAGAATGGGAGTAA
- a CDS encoding YqaA family protein, which produces MSISVYEGLWLLLLSSFTSSTILPGSSEAALVAFIYHYPPYMISAFWVATVGNTLGSILMLIIGRIFPEKKILSPKVERFIKRYGAWSLLFSSLPIIGDLLPTAAGWLRLNIFYCLITIFIGKAIRYLLVILLLDVTRSQFGF; this is translated from the coding sequence ATGTCTATTTCTGTATATGAAGGATTATGGCTTCTTTTGCTATCAAGTTTTACCTCTTCAACAATATTGCCAGGAAGCTCTGAAGCAGCGCTCGTTGCTTTTATTTATCATTATCCACCCTATATGATATCAGCCTTTTGGGTTGCGACTGTGGGGAATACATTAGGCTCTATTTTAATGTTGATTATCGGGCGAATATTTCCAGAAAAGAAGATCTTATCACCAAAAGTAGAGCGGTTTATTAAACGCTATGGCGCGTGGTCTCTACTTTTTTCAAGCCTACCTATTATTGGAGATCTATTACCAACAGCAGCAGGATGGTTACGGTTAAATATTTTTTACTGTTTGATCACCATTTTTATAGGTAAGGCGATTCGCTATTTGCTGGTTATTTTATTGTTAGATGTAACAAGATCACAGTTTGGCTTTTAA
- a CDS encoding valine--tRNA ligase, producing the protein MKQSYQPEQIEKKWYQFWEQNDLFKANGDTSKEPYCIVIPPPNITGSLHMGHAFQDTIMDLLIRYNRMQGKNTLWQPGTDHAGIATQMVVERQLNANGQTRHDLGRDAFIERIWEWKEESGGNITQQLRRMGASPDWSRERFTMDQGLSDAVQKVFIELYKEGLIYRGKRLVNWDPILKTAVSDIEVESKEEESSMWHLRYPIAGTNEYLVVATTRPETMLGDTAVAVHPEDERYAKYIGQMIDLPFCNRQIPIIADDYVDPEFGTGCVKITPAHDFNDYEMGVRHNLPMINIFTDDAAINDEMPEAYRGLDRFDARKQLVADFEKMGLLDKIEPHKLMIPRCDRTNQIVEPYLTDQWFVDAKTLAKPAIEAVKNKDIKFIPQNWENTYFEWMNNIQDWCISRQLWWGHRIPAWYDNEGNIYVGKDEETVRRENNIDASAQLSQDEDVLDTWFSSALWPFSTLGWPEKTKELETYYPTSVLVTGFDIIFFWVARMIMFGLHFMDEIPFKEVYFHGLVRDQDGQKMSKSKGNVLDPIDLIDGIDLESLVEKRTTGLMQPQMAARIEADTRRHFPEGIKAFGTDSLRFTFTSLATNGRDIIFDVGRIEGYSNFCNKIWNASRFVFMNTEEKDVRENAAKLSHIDLWINSRLSHMLSEVNRHIEGYRFDLATAALYDFIWHEFCDWYLELTKPILNGDYSEDEKAATRYNLLFVLDAILKALHPFMPYITEEIWQKLTEIESSLKTSVSISVASFPKVEARDTALEAEVEWLQDVLLAVRRIRGEMNISPGKPLDVLYENASTQDLERIEKNMNFLQRMGRLESFTKVEGTAPESAVVVIGKMRLLIPLAGLIDKTQELARLNREIGKIEPMIKALTGKLSNPGFTDKAPAAVVEGERAKLQDAENQLQELKQQLIKIEAL; encoded by the coding sequence ATGAAACAGAGCTATCAACCAGAACAAATTGAAAAAAAGTGGTACCAATTTTGGGAACAAAATGATCTCTTCAAAGCAAATGGAGATACCTCAAAAGAACCGTACTGCATCGTTATTCCCCCACCTAATATTACGGGAAGCCTCCACATGGGGCATGCGTTTCAAGATACCATTATGGATCTTTTAATTCGCTATAACCGTATGCAAGGTAAAAATACTCTCTGGCAACCAGGTACGGACCATGCTGGTATTGCAACGCAGATGGTAGTTGAGAGACAACTCAATGCTAACGGACAAACTCGTCATGATTTAGGTCGTGATGCGTTTATCGAGCGTATTTGGGAGTGGAAAGAAGAATCTGGTGGTAATATCACGCAACAACTTCGCCGTATGGGTGCAAGCCCTGACTGGTCACGTGAACGCTTTACCATGGATCAAGGTCTCTCTGATGCAGTACAAAAAGTCTTTATCGAGCTCTATAAAGAGGGATTGATTTATCGTGGTAAACGCCTTGTAAACTGGGACCCTATCCTTAAAACTGCCGTTTCTGATATTGAAGTAGAATCTAAAGAAGAAGAGAGCTCAATGTGGCATCTTCGCTACCCGATTGCAGGAACTAATGAATACTTAGTCGTTGCCACAACTCGCCCTGAAACAATGCTTGGCGATACAGCTGTTGCTGTTCATCCTGAAGATGAACGCTACGCTAAATATATTGGGCAAATGATTGATCTTCCATTTTGTAATCGTCAAATCCCGATCATTGCAGATGATTATGTCGATCCTGAATTTGGAACAGGTTGCGTTAAAATTACGCCAGCTCATGACTTTAATGACTATGAGATGGGCGTTCGTCACAATTTACCCATGATCAACATCTTCACAGATGATGCGGCAATCAATGATGAAATGCCAGAAGCATATCGTGGACTTGATCGTTTTGATGCGCGTAAACAGCTTGTTGCAGATTTTGAAAAGATGGGCTTACTCGATAAAATCGAACCGCATAAACTTATGATCCCTCGTTGTGATCGCACCAATCAGATCGTTGAGCCTTACCTTACTGACCAGTGGTTTGTAGATGCAAAGACGCTAGCAAAACCTGCGATTGAAGCAGTTAAAAACAAAGATATTAAATTTATCCCCCAAAACTGGGAAAATACCTATTTTGAATGGATGAACAACATCCAAGATTGGTGTATCTCTCGTCAGCTTTGGTGGGGACATCGTATTCCTGCTTGGTATGATAATGAGGGTAATATCTATGTGGGTAAAGATGAAGAGACTGTCCGCCGTGAAAATAATATCGATGCAAGCGCTCAGCTTTCACAAGATGAAGATGTACTAGATACATGGTTCTCATCAGCACTCTGGCCTTTCTCCACACTTGGCTGGCCGGAGAAAACAAAAGAGCTTGAGACTTACTACCCAACATCTGTACTTGTAACAGGTTTTGATATTATCTTCTTCTGGGTTGCAAGAATGATCATGTTTGGCCTTCACTTTATGGATGAAATTCCTTTTAAAGAGGTCTACTTCCACGGACTTGTTCGTGACCAAGATGGTCAGAAGATGAGTAAATCAAAAGGGAACGTTTTAGACCCAATCGATCTTATCGATGGAATTGATCTTGAATCACTTGTTGAAAAACGTACAACAGGATTGATGCAACCACAAATGGCCGCTCGTATTGAAGCCGATACTCGTCGTCACTTCCCTGAAGGTATTAAAGCATTTGGAACAGACTCCCTTCGCTTTACCTTTACATCACTTGCGACAAATGGCCGCGATATTATCTTTGATGTCGGTCGTATTGAAGGGTACTCAAACTTCTGTAATAAGATCTGGAATGCATCACGCTTTGTCTTTATGAATACAGAAGAGAAAGATGTTCGGGAAAATGCCGCAAAACTTTCTCACATTGATCTATGGATTAACTCACGTTTAAGCCATATGCTCTCTGAAGTGAATCGTCACATTGAAGGCTATCGCTTTGACCTTGCGACAGCAGCGCTTTATGACTTTATCTGGCATGAGTTCTGTGACTGGTATCTTGAGCTAACAAAACCGATCTTAAATGGCGATTATAGTGAAGATGAGAAAGCAGCGACTCGCTATAACCTTCTCTTTGTTTTAGATGCTATTTTAAAAGCACTTCATCCATTTATGCCCTATATCACTGAAGAGATCTGGCAAAAACTCACTGAGATCGAATCTAGCCTTAAAACAAGCGTTAGTATCTCTGTTGCAAGCTTCCCGAAAGTAGAAGCTCGTGATACAGCGCTTGAAGCTGAAGTTGAGTGGTTACAAGATGTTCTATTAGCTGTTCGCCGCATTCGTGGTGAGATGAATATCTCTCCTGGAAAACCGCTTGATGTGCTTTATGAAAATGCTTCAACACAAGATCTTGAGCGTATTGAGAAAAATATGAATTTCTTACAACGCATGGGACGCCTAGAGAGCTTTACAAAAGTAGAAGGCACAGCCCCTGAATCTGCGGTTGTTGTCATTGGTAAAATGCGCCTCTTAATTCCACTTGCGGGGCTTATCGATAAAACACAAGAGCTTGCTCGATTAAATCGTGAAATCGGTAAAATTGAACCCATGATTAAAGCACTTACAGGAAAACTTTCAAATCCTGGCTTTACCGATAAAGCACCGGCAGCTGTGGTTGAAGGTGAACGTGCTAAACTTCAAGATGCTGAAAATCAGCTTCAAGAATTAAAACAACAACTTATCAAAATTGAAGCACTCTAA
- a CDS encoding DMT family transporter, producing MTHRQALWMAHIAAVLFGLTGIFGAVISGSAETITFGRAVFAVVGLLLILLWQKKPLIRGISLFKGAMLLLSGSLLAIHWVTFFIGVKVGGVAVATLGFASFPAFITLVDWIVFKDRITQREWILLLLVSLGLILVTPQFSFGDSGTIGLLWGILSGFSFGLLAVVNKRGVQGIDAMQVAFWQNGVVMILLLPFALFDMRFLSTIDWFYLALLGIFCTGLSHYLFVKSLEQLNARIAGMIIALEPVYAIAFAWWLFGSTPTIRMLIGAALILFAIAFSSSKKEPIKKNR from the coding sequence GTGACGCATCGGCAAGCACTATGGATGGCGCATATCGCCGCAGTACTATTTGGTTTAACCGGTATTTTTGGGGCGGTGATTAGCGGTAGTGCAGAGACGATTACCTTTGGGCGAGCTGTATTTGCAGTCGTTGGATTACTATTAATTCTATTGTGGCAAAAGAAACCCTTAATTCGTGGCATTTCCCTTTTTAAAGGCGCTATGCTACTTCTTTCGGGGAGTTTATTAGCAATCCATTGGGTGACATTTTTTATTGGTGTAAAGGTGGGGGGCGTTGCCGTTGCAACATTAGGTTTTGCTAGTTTCCCGGCATTTATTACATTGGTAGATTGGATTGTCTTTAAAGATCGTATTACGCAAAGAGAATGGATTTTACTGCTTTTAGTCTCTCTTGGGTTGATCTTGGTAACGCCTCAATTTAGCTTTGGCGATAGTGGCACTATCGGGCTTTTATGGGGGATTTTGTCAGGGTTTTCTTTTGGACTTTTAGCCGTTGTTAATAAGCGCGGTGTTCAGGGGATTGATGCGATGCAAGTTGCCTTTTGGCAAAATGGTGTAGTGATGATTCTGCTACTGCCATTTGCACTTTTTGATATGAGATTTCTCTCCACAATAGATTGGTTTTATTTAGCGCTACTTGGAATTTTCTGTACAGGATTATCACATTATCTCTTTGTGAAGAGTTTAGAACAGTTAAATGCTCGCATAGCCGGTATGATTATCGCCTTAGAACCGGTTTATGCCATTGCTTTTGCCTGGTGGTTATTTGGTAGTACACCCACAATCCGAATGCTCATTGGCGCGGCGTTAATTCTCTTTGCGATCGCCTTTTCTTCGAGCAAGAAAGAGCCTATCAAGAAAAATAGGTAG
- a CDS encoding integrase core domain-containing protein, whose amino-acid sequence MNIHRKTKLTPFHREEIWRLHHQEKFTVTYLAERFMVSRPTIYKVLKQGRLNLFVPLASKNERYRTIKYGIKRLAKIEKSIEEKLKKRAKRYNKNYPGEMVHVDTKRLPLLKGDLKNRTREYLFVGIDDFSRELYAGIYPDKSQFSAAEFLRWDLLEQCPYTVECTYSDNGREYKGTSEHAFVEMCLTHKINQKFTKPACPQTNGKAERVIRTLMEMWHNQEEFISSDDRKKKLKRFLNYYNTVKPHKGINGLTPYEVLENYFNTEV is encoded by the coding sequence ATGAATATCCATCGAAAAACAAAATTAACGCCGTTTCATCGAGAAGAGATTTGGCGATTACATCATCAAGAAAAATTTACCGTAACCTATCTAGCTGAGCGTTTTATGGTAAGCAGACCTACGATCTATAAAGTACTAAAACAAGGTAGATTGAACTTGTTTGTGCCATTAGCTAGTAAAAATGAACGTTATAGAACAATTAAGTATGGCATTAAACGTCTTGCAAAGATTGAAAAATCTATTGAAGAGAAACTTAAAAAGAGGGCTAAACGTTATAACAAAAACTATCCTGGCGAGATGGTCCATGTGGATACTAAACGGCTCCCTCTTTTAAAAGGAGATCTTAAAAATCGCACTAGAGAGTATTTATTTGTAGGAATTGATGATTTTTCAAGAGAACTTTATGCCGGTATTTATCCTGATAAATCACAGTTTAGTGCTGCTGAATTTCTTCGATGGGATCTGTTAGAACAGTGTCCCTATACTGTAGAATGCACCTATTCGGATAATGGTCGTGAGTATAAAGGTACATCAGAACATGCCTTTGTCGAAATGTGTCTAACACATAAGATTAATCAAAAGTTTACAAAGCCAGCTTGCCCTCAAACGAATGGAAAAGCAGAAAGAGTCATTCGAACACTCATGGAAATGTGGCATAATCAGGAGGAGTTTATCAGTTCAGATGATCGGAAAAAGAAGCTAAAACGATTTTTGAACTATTACAACACAGTAAAACCTCATAAGGGTATTAATGGTTTAACGCCTTATGAAGTTTTAGAAAATTATTTTAACACTGAAGTGTAA
- a CDS encoding MmcQ/YjbR family DNA-binding protein has product MSRQKVIEYIEHHCGALPEYPWRQYPHYAVFRHPKKAKWFAVIMDVELSKLTQDSQNSKIVDIINLKVLPEISGSLRLKKGVYPAYHMNKEHWVSIVLDEDFEEAQLYTLIHDSYDLIK; this is encoded by the coding sequence ATGAGTAGACAAAAAGTGATCGAATATATTGAACACCACTGTGGCGCTCTTCCTGAGTATCCATGGCGGCAATACCCTCATTATGCCGTTTTTAGGCATCCTAAAAAAGCCAAATGGTTTGCAGTAATTATGGATGTCGAGCTTAGCAAACTCACGCAAGACTCTCAAAATAGTAAGATTGTAGATATTATAAATCTGAAGGTTTTACCTGAGATTTCGGGCTCTTTAAGGTTAAAGAAAGGGGTTTATCCGGCATATCATATGAATAAAGAGCATTGGGTTTCAATTGTATTAGATGAGGATTTTGAGGAGGCTCAGCTATACACTTTAATTCATGATAGCTATGATTTAATAAAATGA
- a CDS encoding rhodanese-like domain-containing protein gives MRLLQVLGFIVGLMGIGGIGFTQNITIMEIDEYLTHIQDLPKSELQLIDVRTPAEYSDGTILEAVNIDYLDPSFSESIQVLDKSKPVYLFCRSGNRSQKAAAIMAEMGFSEIYDLKEGYQAWSLFQAQEKAKEQGQ, from the coding sequence ATGCGATTATTGCAAGTTTTAGGATTCATTGTAGGCTTAATGGGGATTGGGGGTATCGGTTTTACCCAAAATATCACTATTATGGAGATTGATGAGTATCTCACGCACATTCAAGATTTGCCAAAGAGTGAGTTACAATTGATAGATGTGAGAACACCCGCTGAATACTCTGATGGCACGATTTTAGAGGCGGTGAATATTGATTATTTAGATCCTTCTTTTTCTGAGTCAATTCAAGTTTTAGATAAATCAAAACCGGTATATCTTTTTTGCCGCTCTGGTAATCGTAGTCAAAAAGCAGCTGCCATTATGGCTGAGATGGGATTTAGTGAAATCTATGACTTAAAAGAGGGATATCAAGCTTGGAGTCTGTTTCAAGCTCAAGAGAAAGCTAAAGAGCAAGGACAATAA
- a CDS encoding DUF805 domain-containing protein, producing the protein MKESQSREMKAEEDVDIEVSIKSWASNELKEYKAQEKLAPYVFHISLKGRYGRLNYLNSLWQIQLLALPFLWSGLLIIGALTPSFIEAMIFLIGLMLPFGLLTLRAMILRLHDLNCSGWWSLLALLLFIPIVGPLLIAALEIALSFYPGSKGDNRYGSPSKQGSLFGLLLALVTISLSIYIFVVLVGEGYIKTGTMGLLAHFSDFF; encoded by the coding sequence ATGAAAGAATCTCAAAGCAGAGAAATGAAAGCGGAAGAAGATGTTGATATTGAGGTCAGTATCAAGTCATGGGCTTCTAATGAGTTAAAGGAATATAAAGCTCAAGAAAAGTTAGCCCCTTACGTATTTCATATCAGTTTAAAAGGGCGCTATGGTCGATTAAATTACTTAAATTCACTGTGGCAAATTCAATTGCTGGCACTCCCTTTTCTATGGAGCGGGTTATTAATTATAGGTGCCTTAACGCCCTCTTTTATAGAAGCGATGATTTTTTTGATAGGCTTGATGCTCCCTTTTGGTTTGTTAACACTTCGAGCAATGATTTTACGTTTACATGATCTTAATTGCTCTGGTTGGTGGAGCCTTTTGGCATTATTATTGTTTATCCCCATTGTTGGGCCTCTACTTATTGCGGCGTTAGAAATCGCTTTATCCTTTTACCCCGGAAGTAAGGGGGATAATCGCTATGGTAGCCCTTCAAAGCAAGGCAGCCTTTTCGGATTACTTTTAGCGTTAGTAACGATCTCTCTATCGATCTACATCTTTGTGGTATTAGTGGGTGAGGGATATATCAAAACTGGAACAATGGGGTTATTGGCACATTTTTCTGACTTCTTTTAA
- a CDS encoding AEC family transporter: MTFFWILLPIFAIFIVGFIAQKILHFDIPNLSKMSLYVLSPFLAFKTFYTYKVSFDYLYYVSYVFALCLILVALVSLISKALKFDEKTRCGMILGSCFMNNGNYGTPVILAFFGAIGFDIAIIMLVLQQVVMNTIGTYYAAKGSSKMIVGSSVKFALTRVIRMPTVHGAILGVFLQLLQVPLSESLYNSISMVGDASIVVIMVILGMQLANIKLSHIAYGKLSINLMIKMVISPLVALFLVQWMPIDTVYKQILIILAAMPAAANTTLLAVHFDTEPELVSSATFISTIVSLITLPIVLLLLGVSVPH, encoded by the coding sequence TTGACCTTTTTTTGGATTCTATTGCCTATTTTTGCAATTTTTATCGTGGGATTTATTGCCCAGAAAATCTTACATTTTGATATTCCTAATCTCTCAAAAATGTCGCTTTATGTATTATCGCCATTTTTAGCATTTAAGACTTTCTATACGTATAAAGTCTCTTTTGATTATCTCTATTATGTAAGTTATGTGTTTGCTCTTTGTCTGATATTGGTGGCACTTGTTTCTCTTATTTCTAAAGCGCTTAAGTTTGATGAGAAAACTCGATGTGGCATGATTTTAGGATCTTGCTTTATGAATAATGGTAATTATGGTACACCGGTGATACTCGCATTTTTCGGCGCAATTGGTTTTGATATTGCCATTATTATGCTCGTATTACAGCAGGTTGTGATGAATACTATTGGTACATATTATGCCGCAAAAGGCTCATCAAAGATGATTGTGGGAAGCTCGGTTAAATTTGCTTTAACAAGGGTTATACGAATGCCGACAGTTCATGGGGCGATATTGGGAGTTTTCCTACAGCTCTTACAGGTTCCTTTAAGTGAATCACTTTATAACTCTATCTCCATGGTTGGGGATGCTTCTATTGTTGTCATTATGGTCATTTTAGGGATGCAATTAGCGAATATTAAGCTTTCCCATATTGCTTATGGCAAGCTCTCTATCAATCTTATGATAAAGATGGTTATCTCGCCATTAGTGGCCCTGTTTTTAGTTCAATGGATGCCGATAGACACCGTTTATAAGCAGATCTTAATTATTTTAGCGGCAATGCCGGCGGCCGCAAATACAACGCTTTTAGCTGTTCATTTTGATACAGAGCCTGAGCTAGTTTCAAGTGCAACATTTATCAGTACCATTGTGAGTTTAATAACCTTGCCCATTGTCTTGTTGTTATTAGGAGTAAGTGTGCCACACTAG
- a CDS encoding alanine/glycine:cation symporter family protein encodes MSFITWLVGPINDFIWTYILIAFLLALGVYFTIRTRFIQIRLFKEMLRVTIEKNPGNDGVSAFQAFTISAASRVGTGNIAGVALAIAVGGPGAVFWMWMIALLGMSTAFIESTLAQVYKVKDGENFRGGPAYYMKKALGWEKLGVIFAILLTITFGFIFNSVQSNTIAQSFNSVFGFDTIYIGAALVVATGIIIFGGVRRVVSFTQVCVPVMAVFYVGIALYVVAINITKVPEMFLLIVESAFGLKEFAGGGLGIAIMQGARRGLFSNEAGMGSVPNAAATANVTHPAKQGLVQSLGVFFDTIIVCSATAFIILLSGLYTGDAHGDGVILTQHSLALQVGEWAKYFISIAILFFAFSSIIGNYYYGETNIEFIQNNSSALLFYRLLVLAMVMFGAIMSMKTVWNLADLFMGLMTIINLVVIAVLGNVAFKVADDFYRQLKMGKDPVFKAKNIKGLKNTDCWDD; translated from the coding sequence ATGAGCTTTATCACTTGGCTAGTAGGCCCAATTAACGACTTTATTTGGACTTATATTCTAATCGCCTTCCTTCTAGCCTTAGGCGTCTACTTTACCATCAGAACTCGTTTTATCCAGATTAGACTCTTTAAAGAGATGCTCAGAGTTACCATTGAAAAAAATCCTGGGAACGATGGCGTTTCAGCCTTCCAAGCATTTACCATTAGTGCCGCTAGCCGCGTAGGTACGGGAAATATTGCAGGAGTAGCACTTGCAATTGCAGTCGGTGGTCCTGGCGCTGTATTTTGGATGTGGATGATTGCACTCCTTGGAATGTCTACTGCATTTATCGAAAGTACACTAGCTCAAGTCTATAAAGTAAAAGATGGTGAAAACTTTCGCGGTGGTCCTGCTTACTATATGAAAAAAGCATTAGGCTGGGAAAAGCTCGGCGTTATCTTTGCGATCCTCCTAACGATTACTTTTGGCTTTATCTTTAACTCTGTACAATCTAATACAATCGCCCAATCTTTTAACTCTGTCTTTGGCTTTGACACCATCTATATTGGCGCAGCTTTAGTCGTTGCTACCGGCATTATCATCTTCGGAGGCGTTCGCCGCGTGGTAAGTTTTACACAAGTTTGCGTACCTGTTATGGCTGTATTTTATGTGGGTATTGCCCTTTATGTTGTGGCAATCAATATCACAAAAGTCCCTGAGATGTTTCTACTCATTGTTGAAAGCGCCTTTGGATTAAAAGAATTTGCTGGAGGCGGTTTAGGAATTGCTATTATGCAAGGTGCTCGCCGTGGGCTTTTTTCCAATGAAGCAGGAATGGGATCTGTTCCTAATGCCGCCGCTACAGCAAATGTAACGCATCCTGCAAAACAAGGCTTAGTACAGAGCTTAGGCGTATTTTTCGATACCATTATTGTCTGTTCTGCTACAGCCTTTATTATTCTCTTGTCAGGGCTTTACACAGGCGATGCCCATGGTGATGGCGTGATCTTAACCCAGCATTCTCTTGCGCTTCAAGTGGGCGAATGGGCAAAATACTTTATCTCAATTGCGATTCTCTTTTTTGCATTTAGCTCTATTATTGGAAACTATTACTATGGTGAAACCAATATTGAGTTTATTCAAAACAACTCCTCAGCACTACTTTTTTATCGCCTTTTAGTTCTAGCGATGGTGATGTTTGGGGCTATTATGAGTATGAAAACTGTTTGGAACCTTGCCGATCTATTTATGGGATTGATGACCATTATTAACTTAGTCGTCATTGCGGTTCTCGGTAATGTTGCCTTTAAAGTGGCAGATGATTTTTACCGACAATTGAAGATGGGGAAAGATCCTGTCTTTAAAGCTAAAAATATCAAAGGCTTAAAAAATACAGATTGTTGGGATGATTAA